The Garciella nitratireducens DSM 15102 region CTTGTAGCGCTTGCTCGCTTTGACTCAAATACCATGCGGTATTTCAGTGTCATGGGGTATTAATCCCGGTTTCCCGAGGCTATCCCCCTCTACAAGGTAGGTTCTCCACGCGTTACTCACCCGTCCGCCGCTATCTAAGTTCTCAACTAGGTTGCTTACTTAGACCGCTCGACTTGCATGTGTTAGGCACGCCGCCAGCGTTCGTCCTGAGCCAGGATCAAACTCTCTAGTTCAAATCTTCTTTCTGGCGTTTCTTTTATCAATTTTCGGTTGCCTTTTCCTTACACTGTTCTATTTTCAAAGATCAAATGCTTTTGTCTTATCCTGTCGTCTTATGACGACATTCTTTATTATATCATACTTTATTAACAGATGTCAAGATTTTTTTGATCTATATTTTTTACAATCTTGACTTGTTTGAAGCAGCTTTTATACTATAACAAGATTTTTTATACTTGTCAATATTTTTTATTAATTCTTTAATTCTTTTTAGGCATAATAGATTTTACCGTAATTTGTGGAATTTTATTTAATTTATAGGTCAAATTACTAATTTCATCCTCTGTACCTTCTATAATTAATGTGATAATAGATATTCCTCTTTCTTTATAAGGAATTCCCATCCTTCCTAAAATAAGTGGTGCATGCTCATGAAGGATATCATTAACAAGTTCTG contains the following coding sequences:
- a CDS encoding TM1266 family iron-only hydrogenase system putative regulator — protein: MKKKIAMIGIIVEDLSYAELVNDILHEHAPLILGRMGIPYKERGISIITLIIEGTEDEISNLTYKLNKIPQITVKSIMPKKN